In Glandiceps talaboti chromosome 14, keGlaTala1.1, whole genome shotgun sequence, a single genomic region encodes these proteins:
- the LOC144445410 gene encoding uncharacterized protein LOC144445410 yields the protein MSASNRKCIIVGDINIDVTSTSNTVEKYISLLNSYNFEQTISIRTRICENTATTIDHILTNITDHFIECGCIETDVSDHFCTFAIVKNLKYVFKQNTSSVNFDFSGFNKEAFLTDLSNISWQPVYESTDPNDAYKIFYDKYFSIASKHVPNKKKSKRKCTSTHRPWLSRGLLTSIRKKHSMYSNLQKSPNNVELRRQYNLYRNVLTKLLRSAKRHYYKNKLSSVSGNTNKTWQVINEIINKNSTKGDAPRKIKLDNDELVTESSHIANIFCEYFTNIGPNLASRIHTTTNFSQYLKGNYVNSFFLRPVVEDDIANEIKGIDPKKAVGYDFIHPLLVQHAVDYISRPLAHIINLSISHGLFPDALKSARITPVFKKGSPLNGGNYRPISILPTLRKIIENLVNKQLVSFLDKYDILLETQYGFRKKRSTKLALADLVSDIADKLDDGHTTLGIFIDLKKAFDTIDHGILLRKLEHYGVRGLPLLWFKSYLQNRQQSVVLDWETSHPRQVQCGVPQGSILGPTLFLIYINDIDKSTNFFNFRLFADDTNLFKFTKSQNTNLNTINAELNLVNDWCKTNKLTINVEKTNYMIIKTPQRRVTIDGHLSIGGAGVGKSVVVRMQYQALHRYLCSSEGQNPEDCRTLLCAPTGKAAYNINGCKNNFAFQIPANQGFDYKPLDSDKLISITVKYRNLSVVIMDEVSMVGHLRFQELIGNKKLFGGISILVIGDLFQLKPVIDGWIFQDLVCNYGLLATNLW from the exons ATGTCAGCCAGTAATAGGAAATGTATTATTGTAGGTGACATCAACATCGATGTTACCTCAACTTCTAATACTGTGGAAAAGTACATATCTCTCCTCAATAGTTATAACTTTGAACAGACAATTAGCATTCGGACCAGAATCTGTGAAAATACTGCCACTACAATTGACCACATTTTAACAAACATTACAGACCACTTCATTGAGTGTGGTTGCATTGAAACTGACGTCAGCGACCATTTCTGTACTTTTGCTATTGTGAAAAACCTGAAGTATGTCTTTAAACAGAACACTTCTTCCGTCAACTTTGATTTCTCAGGGTTTAATAAAGAAGCCTTTCTGACGGATTTAAGCAACATTTCCTGGCAGCCGGTCTATGAAAGTACTGATCCAAACGATGCTTACAAAATATTCtatgacaaatattttagtaTCGCATCAAAGCATGTACCCAATAAAAAGAAGTCTAAACGAAAATGCACAAGTACCCATAGACCTTGGTTGTCCAGGGGACTGCTTACATCGATCAGGAAGAAACACAGTATGTACTCAAACTTACAAAAATCTCCAAATAATGTTGAACTTAGGCGCCAATATAACTTGTACAGAAACGTCCTTACAAAACTCCTCAGATCAGCCAAACGACATTATTACAAAAACAAGCTTTCTTCTGTCAGtggaaacacaaacaaaacttgGCAAGTTATTAATGAGATTATTAACAAAAATTCTACCAAAGGAGATGCGCCTAGGAAAATCAAATTGGACAACGATGAGTTAGTGACTGAGAGTTCCCACATTGCCAACATTTTCTGcgaatattttacaaatatcgGCCCAAACCTTGCATctagaatacacacaactaCTAACTTCAGTCAGTATTTGAAAGGAAATTATGTCAATTCATTCTTCTTGAGACCTGTTGTCGAAGATGATATTGCCAACGAAATCAAAGGGATCGATCCAAAGAAAGCTGTCGGGTATGACTTCATTCACCCTCTTTTGGTCCAACATGCCGTTGATTATATTTCCCGCCCACTTGCacatattattaatttatcTATTTCACATGGACTTTTCCCCGATGCTCTTAAATCTGCCAGAATTACTCCTGTTTTCAAAAAGGGCTCCCCATTAAATGGCGGCAACTACAGGCCAATTTCCATTCTCCCTACTTTAAGAAAGATTATTGAAAATTTGGTCAACAAGCAATTAGTTTCATTTCTTGACAAATATGACATCTTGTTGGAAACTCAGTATGGATTTCGGAAAAAACGTAGTACAAAACTTGCTTTGGCCGATCTTGTCTCGGATATAGCTGACAAACTTGACGATGGCCACACAACCCTTGGTATTTTTATCGACCTTAAAAAGGCCTTTGACACCATAGACCATGGCATCCTCTTACGAAAACTTGAGCATTATGGGGTCAGAGGACTTCCGCTCTTATGGTTCAAGAGTTACCTTCAAAATCGCCAACAATCCGTTGTCTTGGATTGGGAAACTTCACATCCCAGACAAGTTCAATGTGGTGTCCCGCAAGGTTCAATACTTGGCCCAACTCTTTTTCTGATCTACATTAATGACATTGACAAATCAACTAACTTCTTCAATTTCAGACTTTTCGCTGACGATACTAACTTATTCAAATTCACTAAATCACAAAATACTAATCTCAACACCATTAATGCTGAATTAAACTTGGTCAATGATTGGTGCAAGACGAATAAACTAACCATTAATGtcgaaaaaacaaattacatgataataaaaacGCCTCAGAGGAGAGTTACCATAGATGGACATCTGTCAATTG GTGGTGCTGGTGTCGGTAAATCAGTAGTTGTCAGAATGCAGTATCAAGCATTACATAGATATCTTTGTTCAAGTGAAGGACAAAATCCAGAAGATTGTAGAACACTACTCTGTGCACCAACTGGTAAAGCTGCATATAACATAAATGGCTGTAAAAATAACTTTGCTTTCCAAATTCCTGCAAATCAAGGATTTGACTATAAACCTTTAGACAGTGACAAACTAATCTCAATTACAGTTAAATATAGAAATTTATCTGTTGTCATTATGGATGAAGTCAGTATGGTTGGACATCTAAGATTTCAGGAACTCATTGGTAATAAGAAATTATTTGGAGGTATTTCCATACTTGTAATTGGTGATCTATTTCAACTAAAACCTGTTATAGATGGTTGGATTTTCCAAGATTTAGTTTGCAACTACGGTCTGTTAGCAACAAATCTATGGTAG
- the LOC144445411 gene encoding uncharacterized protein LOC144445411 — MPRKKPRKKKLSSSTDSESNPEPKRCRKMAAQAEAVQSPPIDDRLTEILNTLAVFGKKIDKISSVEDRITELQKSVDFISGSFDTFKKELDDINAQAAQLKTENEHLQGRLQATQRELSTTQDEMHELQQYTRRNILEISGVPQHAGEDTDDIAIRVAEAVGVIVSASDIDNSHRLPRRHQENTTERKQPPPIIVKFTRRTVRNNIYYSRKNLKDKTPKHLNLDRQATNRIYINESLSSVMKRLFHQANERRKMLNWKFIWTNNGKIYTRKDADSQPIMIASSKAVNRIA, encoded by the coding sequence ATGCCAAGGAAGAAGCCTAGGAAAAAGAAATTGAGCTCAAGTACTGACAGCGAAAGCAACCCAGAACCGAAGCGTTGCCGCAAAATGGCCGCTCAAGCCGAAGCTGTGCAGTCTCCACCAATTGACGACCGCCTGACGGAAATACTCAACACTCTTGCCGTATTTGGTAAGAAAATCGATAAAATTTCATCCGTCGAAGACCGTATAACTGAACTGCAAAAGTCTGTAGACTTTATTAGTGGCAGTTTTGACACCTTCAAGAAAGAACTTGATGACATCAACGCACAGGCAGCGCAGTTAAAAACAGAAAACGAACATCTGCAAGGGCGACTACAAGCAACTCAACGAGAACTGAGCACCACGCAAGATGAAATGCATGAATTGCAACAATACACTAGAAGAAACATACTAGAAATAAGTGGAGTACCTCAACACGCTGGTGAAGATACCGATGACATTGCAATCCGAGTAGCAGAGGCAGTCGGTGTAATTGTATCAGCAAGCGACATTGACAATAGCCACCGTCTACCACGCCGGCACCAGGAAAATACAACTGAGAGAAAACAACCACCACCAATTATAGTGAAGTTCACGAGAAGAACAGTGAGAAATAACATTTATTACTCCAGGAAGAATTTAAAAGATAAGACACCAAAACACTTGAATCTTGATAGACAAGCAACAAACAGAATATACATTAATGAAAGTCTGTCTTCAGTTATGAAGCGCTTATTTCatcaagcaaacgaacgacgtAAAATGCTCAACTGGAAGTTTATCTGGACAAACAACGGAAAGATATACACCAGAAAAGATGCAGATTCGCAACCCATCATGATCGCTTCAAGCAAGGCCGTCAACCGCATAGCCTGA